A genome region from Triticum aestivum cultivar Chinese Spring chromosome 2B, IWGSC CS RefSeq v2.1, whole genome shotgun sequence includes the following:
- the LOC123041876 gene encoding translation initiation factor IF-2, translating to MARNCRISSLPPPSLLFFLLLTLCTTTHCEARALKQSKKNSLMNVLFKLNFARAVEPTQPPPPSSLDASAGSDAASASASLAAVDAPFCVNPPDAPPSSSSTPPFTSTAPSSTTPSVPDQLPPITPVPPSFEPSPPADGGGSSPGLGTPASTPTPINPPQFAPSPPGTAPPSPIVVVPSPPDQFGPGSGGGGQGGGVGGGGGGGEGGGGGVGGGGGGGGEGGGGGGVGGGGGGGGEGGGGGGGGGGGFMPPIIYPPPLAPPMAPGAGQALWCVAKPTVPDPILQEAMDYACGSGAECRSIQPSGSCSQPDTVLAHASYAFNSYWQMTRANGGTCDFGGTATIVTSDPSYDSCAFNLV from the exons ATGGCGCGCAACTGCAGAATCAGCAgcctgccgccgccgtcgctgctcttcttcctgctcctcacgcTCTGCACCACCACGCACTGCG AGGCGAGAGCTCTAAAGCAGAGCAAGAAGAACTCGCTGATGAACGTGCTCTTCAAGCTCAACTTCGCCAGGGCGGTGGAGCCGACGCAGCCGCCCCCTCCCTCGTCGCTCGACGCCAGCGCTGGCAGCGACGCCGCGAGCGCGAGTGCGAGCCTCGCCGCCGTCGATGCCCCGTTCTGCGTCAACCCTCCCGACGCTCCCCCGTCGTCGTCATCCACGCCTCCATTCACCTCCACGGCGCCCTCCTCCACCACTCCGTCCGTCCCGGACCAGCTGCCACCCATCACCCCCGTCCCGCCCTCCTTCGAGCCCAGCCCGCCGGCCGATGGCGGTGGCTCAAGTCCGGGGCTGGGCACGCCGGCGTCCACGCCCACGCCGATCAACCCGCCGCAGTTCGCGCCGAGTCCGCCTGGGACGGCGCCGCCCAGCCCGATCGTCGTTGTGCCGAGCCCGCCCGACCAATTCGGCCCTGGCTCGGGcggcggaggacaaggaggaggcgtaggaggaggcggtggtggaggagagggaggaggcggaggcgtaggaggaggtggtggtggtggaggagaaggaggaggaggcggtggcgtaggaggaggaggaggcggtggaggagaaggaggaggtggcggagggggaggaggcggcgggttCATGCCGCCGATCATCTACCCACCGCCGCTGGCCCCGCCGATGGCGCCAGGGGCCGGGCAGGCGCTGTGGTGCGTGGCGAAGCCGACAGTGCCGGACCCGATCCTCCAGGAGGCCATGGACTACGCGTGCGGCTCCGGCGCCGAGTGCCGGTCCATCCAGCCGTCCGGCTCCTGCTCCCAGCCGGACACCGTGCTGGCCCACGCCTCCTACGCCTTCAACAGCTACTGGCAGATGACCCGGGCCAACGGCGGCACCTGCGACTTCGGCGGCACCGCCACCATCGTCACCAGCGACCCAA GCTATGACAGTTGCGCGTTCAACCTTGTATGA